A genomic stretch from Aedes albopictus strain Foshan chromosome 2, AalbF5, whole genome shotgun sequence includes:
- the LOC115264005 gene encoding bridge-like lipid transfer protein family member 1: MSYEVSEGPDLIDLDLDLSMGQFNTTQSIEDMKLDKNMVWLLLSLLTSIIWVVYITFYNSRLFGYVITKLVNRLFVRGAYFKIGSLNVNPLAGKIMFRDFVYVTYDYTVRVQDGYFIFRWWRSYVPKDVSEDLSHSDTRLSIMLNGFELHVYNRSDLYAKLERTFGLKPSVLIPTENMSAEEIARFKEQAMNYENQRQSNEQHTKLKKPRPEAMTATTWRDLIPVIKIDICSGRFVFGNRLTPTTLSICVEEAHCVYSTKPAVSKLDHFMHFVKAKVENAKVLLAPSPKYTGLVDEPPRYMGEGFVVMMSNNMELYFYMDEAGFVPEEPVTLTLANGDVVEASPPVWGIDIKCGKGTDFSYGPWADRQRDNLFKFFFPPDYQAMQVTKPPKPGDRREMQSFDVNLCTLNEATIDILFSKNKETNAVHVNIGAGSCLEVTLPWITLQDGFTTKVTGQLLHVEATTSLQYRSLAECETLQFNVKVHYPVRWNDHQEWTINLTGTKATAYIVYSHKYFFTDLIDDWASKARPDILSFVPYTWKFGVILQEFEIITLSNEFNWIDCSSTNQENHHLAFCGDLFDLSFTLPFDDFLPLKIPIVFWIHGEGLDLSMYLPEQSSTKPILVALDKHARILTRDGNVKKRTDLLGKKWRKVCQRSAGWIDCWSVPIVALSIKYLYHPMPPLGPDPQADITTPEKEEILLSPMRIPKMRKSPAITWNDLALAMEQAASAAAILPQTHNVYRT, translated from the exons ATGAGCTACGAAGTGTCGGAGGGGCCAGATCTTATCGATCTGGACCTGGACTTGAGCATGGGCCAGTTCAACACGACGCAGTCGATCGAGGACATGAAACTGGACAAGAACATG GTGTGGCTGCTGCTGTCGTTGCTCACCTCGATCATCTGGGTCGTGTACATCACGTTCTACAATTCGCGGCTGTTCGGTTACGTTATCACGAAGTTGGTGAATCGGCTGTTTGTGCGAGGGGCCTACTTCAAGATCGGCTCGCTCAATGTGAATCCGCTGGCCGGGAAGATTATGTTTCGGGATTTCGTTTATGTTACGTACGATTACACGGTTCGCGTCCAGGATGGGTACTTCATATTCCGGTGGTGGCGATCGTACGTTCCGAAGGACGTGTCGGAGGATTTGTCCCACTCGGATACGAGGCTGTCGATTATGCTGAATGGGTTCGAGCTGCATGTTTACAACCGGTCTGATTTGTATGCGAAGCTGGAACGGACATTTGGGCTGAAGCCTTCGGTTCTGATCCCGACGGAAAACATGAGTGCCGAGGAGATCGCACGGTTCAAGGAGCAGGCGATGAACTATGAGAATCAGCGACAAAGCAACGAGCAGCACACGAAGTTGAAGAAGCCACGGCCGGAAGCCATGACCGCTACAACCTGGCGAGATTTGATACCGGTGATCAAGATTGACATCTGTTCCGGAAGGTTCGTGTTCGGGAATCGGCTTACCCCGACGACGCTGTCGATTTGTGTGGAGGAAGCTCACTGTGTCTACAGTACTAAACCAGCAGTGTCCAAGTTGGACCACTTCATGCACTTTGTCAAGGCAAAGGTGGAGAATGCGAAGGTTCTGCTCGCTCCAAGTCCAAAATACACCGGATTGGTTGACGAACCTCCTAGGTACATGGGTGAGGGATTTGTAGTAATGATGTCCAACAACATGGAGCTGTATTTCTACATGGATGAAGCTGGCTTTGTTCCAGAAGAACCGGTGACATTGACACTTGCTAACGGAGACGTAGTTGAAGCATCACCTCCCGTTTGGGGAATCGACATCAAGTGTGGCAAAGGCACCGACTTCAGCTATGGACCTTGGGCAGACCGTCAGAGGGACAATCTGTTCAAGTTTTTCTTCCCTCCAGACTATCAAGCCATGCAGGTCACAAAGCCACCAAAACCCGGCGATCGCCGAGAAATGCAATCCTTCGACGTcaatttgtgcactctcaatgaAGCGACAATCGACATCCTGTTCTCGAAGAACAAGGAAACAAACGCCGTTCACGTGAACATTGGCGCCGGATCTTGCCTGGAGGTCACACTTCCTTGGATAACCCTACAAGATGGCTTTACAACTAAAGTCACCGGGCAGCTACTGCACGTCGAAGCAACGACCAGTCTTCAATACCGCAGTCTGGCTGAATGCGAGACGCTTCAGTTCAACGTCAAAGTTCACTATCCAGTTCGCTGGAATGATCACCAGGAGTGGACTATAAACCTGACTGGCACCAAAGCGACCGCCTACATCGTATACTCCCACAAATACTTCTTCACCGATCTGATCGACGATTGGGCCTCGAAAGCCCGTCCCGACATCCTCAGTTTCGTTCCTTACACCTGGAAGTTTGGAGTCATCCTGCAGGAGTTCGAAATCATCACGCTGAGCAACGAATTCAACTGGATCGACTGCTCGAGCACCAACCAGGAAAATCATCACCTCGCCTTCTGCGGCGACCTCTTCGATCTCAGTTTCACCCTCCCCTTTGACGACTTCCTTCCCCTAAAGATCCCCATCGTTTTTTGGATCCACGGCGAAGGCCTCGATCTCAGCATGTACCTTCCGGAGCAGTCCAGCACCAAACCCATTCTCGTCGCTCTGGATAAACATGCCCGCATCCTAACCCGCGACGGCAACGTCAAGAAGCGCACCGACCTTCTAGGCAAAAAATGGCGCAAAGTGTGTCAGAGATCCGCCGGATGGATCGACTGCTGGAGCGTTCCCATCGTGGCGCTCTCCATCAAGTACCTCTATCATCCGATGCCACCGCTAGGGCCGGACCCGCAGGCAGACATCACCACACCGGAGAAGGAGGAGATTCTTCTCAGCCCGATGCGGATACCCAAGATGCGAAAATCGCCGGCCATCACGTGGAACGAC TTGGCTTTGGCCATGGAACAGGCGGCGAGTGCGGCGGCGATTTTGCCACAGACGCACAATGTTTACAGGACTTGA
- the LOC134288801 gene encoding uncharacterized protein K02A2.6-like produces the protein MSSGDNGQPNPVGNGQQSLGNGEAMHQQPFIRPPQLQQVPPRLPPPSDPYIQWFQQQQQQYVTELFRQQQEAISRQQEAMNQQQQMFMHQQEQLLRSIMTSIHVQVPPNPEAILDSLANNVKEFRYDPESSVTFSAWYKRYEDLFEKDASRLDESAKVRLLMRKLGMSEHERYVSFILPKAPKDFSFAETVRKLNSLFGASESVISRRYRCLQIVKQPTEDYVTYACRINKSCVEFELTKLTEEQFKCLVFVCGLKSDRDAEVRTRLLTRIEERDDVTLEQISEECQRLVNLRHDTEMIENPASVNAMRSWKQFKKSPAKFKSSSSSEKRSGNSARKPEVLCWLCGAPHYARDCSFRNHKCSDCSRTGHKEGYCRSAEKVKSGQFNRRKGHVDSKVVTVNACSVQKRRKFVPVVMNGETVRMQLDTGSDVTIISSRTWKKIGSPQMDPSSIVAKAATGKPLELLGQFSCDVSIGEKNKRSLIRVSKENLHLLGSDTIETFGLWSVPFDTICGKVSSESTCADAMKAKFPEVFSEKLGLCSKAKVKLDLKAGKTPVFRPKRPVAYAMCQAVNDELDRLEQDGIISPVDYSDWAAPIVVVRKANGSIRICGDYSTGLNDALQANQYPLPLPQDIFASLANCTVFSQIDLTDAFLQVEVDEESRQLLTVNTHRGLYQYNRLPPGVKAAPGAFQQIIDTMLAGLECVSGYLDDVVVGGVDAEDHKKNLEAVLQRLKEFGFTVRADKCTFGKEQIGYLGLLMDRHGLRPDPAKIETILKLPVPTDVSGVRSFLGAINYYGKFVPNMRSLRFPLDELLKDGVKFQWTAECQQSFDRFKEILSSDLLLTHYDPRREIIVSADASSIGVGATISHKFPDGSVKVVQHAARALTKAEQRYSQPDREGLAIIFAVTKFHKMIFGRKFLLQTDHAPLLRIFGSKKGIPVYTANRLQRWALTLLLYDFVIEYVPTDKFGNADVLSRLIDNHAKPDEDYVIASVILEEDMRSVVNEASNVIPLSFKVIEKDTQSDPKLRKVYRYLQDGWPEKSKIVDPEIARFHACQESLNTVGGCIIFIRDIQASNG, from the exons ATGTCGTCCGGAGACAATGGTCAGCCTAATCCGGTCGGTAATGGCCAACAATCGTTGGGAAACGGCGAAGCGATGCATCAGCAGCCGTTCATTCGTCCTCCGCAGCTTCAACAAGTGCCACCGAGACTGCCCCCGCCAAGTGATCCGTACATTCAGTGgtttcagcagcagcaacagcagtatgTGACGGAGCTGTTCCGACAGCAGCAGGAAGCCATTAGTCGGCAGCAGGAAGCTATGAACCAGCAGCAACAGATGTTCATGCACCAGCAGGAGCAGTTACTTCGCAGCATCATGACCTCGATCCATGTACAAGTGCCACCAAATCCGGAGGCGATACTGGACTCGCTTGCCAATAATGTGAAGGAGTTCAGGTATGATCCGGAGAGCAGTGTTACGTTCTCGGCATGGTACAAGCGATACGAGGACTTGTTTGAAAAGGATGCCAGTCGTCTCGACGAGAGTGCGAAGGTTCGTCTGCTCATGAGGAAGCTGGGAATGTCCGAGCACGAGCGGTATGTAAGCTTCATACTGCCAAAAGCTCCAAAGGACTTTTCATTTGCGGAAACCGTGAGGAAGCTTAACTCGCTGTTTGGTGCCTCGGAATCCGTCATCAGCCGCCGATATCGCTGTTTACAAATTGTGAAGCAGCCAACCGAAGATTACGTCACGTACGCTTGTCGCATTAACAAGTCGTGCGTTGAATTTGAGCTCACGAAGCTAACCGAAGAGCAATTTAAATGTTTAGTCTTCGTCTGCGGGCTGAAATCCGACCGTGATGCTGAGGTAAGGACACGCTTGCTGACTCGCATTGAAGAGCGAGATGATGTCACGCTGGAACAGATTTCCGAGGAGTGTCAGAGATTGGTTAACCTGCGGCATGACACGGAAATGATTGAGAATCCGGCGTCTGTGAACGCCATGCGATCGTGGAAGCAGTTCAAGAAGAGTCCTGCGAAGTTCAAGTCGAGTTCCAGTAGCGAGAAAAGAAGCGGAAATAGTgccagaaaaccagaagtgttGTGTTGGTTGTGCGGAGCGCCGCACTATGCTAGAGACTGTTCATTCAGGAACCATAAGTGCAGTGATTGTTCGAGAACCGGCCACAAAGAAGGATACTGCCGGAGTGCCGAGAAAGTGAAAAGTGGACAGTTCAATCGGCGTAAAGGACACGTAGACTCGAAGGTAGTGACAGTGAATGCGTGCAGTGTACAGAAGCGTAGGAAGTTTGTGCCAGTAGTGATGAATGGAGAAACAGTGAGAATGCAGTTGGACACTGGCTCCGACGTCACCATTATTTCAAGCAGAACGTGGAAGAAAATCGGAAGTCCGCAGATGGATCCGTCATCGATAGTAGCGAAGGCCGCTACGGGGAAGCCGCTCGAACTGCTAGGTCAGTTTTCGTGCGACGTGAGCATCGGTGAGAAGAACAAGCGCAGCCTAATTCGAGTCTCCAAGGAAAACCTTCATCTCCTAGGGTCCGACACGATAGAAACGTTTGGATTGTGGTCGGTGCCCTTTGATACGATCTGTGGGAAAGTCAGCAGCGAGTCGACGTGCGCAGATGCGATGAAAGCGAAgtttccagaggtgttttctgaGAAGTTGGGCCTCTGCTCGAAGGCGAAGGTGAAGCTGGACCTGAAGGCTGGTAAAACTCCAGTTTTTCGCCCAAAACGACCGGTTGCATATGCAATGTGCCAGGCTGTAAACGACGAATTAGACCGCTTGGAGCAAGATGGAATCATCTCACCTGTGGATTACTCAGACTGGGCGGCTCCAATCGTCGTGGTTCGCAAAGCGAATGGTTCGATTCGGATATGTGGCGATTATTCGACGGGTCTCAACGATGCCCTGCAGGCCAATCAGTACCCGCTGCCTCTGCCACAGGACATTTTTGCGAGTCTGGCAAACTGTACCGTGTTCAGCCAGATCGACTTGACCGATGCATTCCTGCAAGTAGAAGTCGACGAAGAATCACGGCAACTTCTAACGGTTAACACACATCGCGGCCTCTACCAATACAACCGGTTGCCGCCAGGTGTGAAAGCAGCGCCAGGAGCTTTTCAGCAAATAATTGATACGATGCTTGCTGGGCTGGAATGTGTAAGTGGGTATCTCGACGACGTGGTCGTCGGTGGAGTTGACGCAGAGGATCACAAGAAGAACCTGGAAGCAGTGCTGCAGCGGTTGAAGGAATTTGGATTCACGGTCAGAGCCGATAAGTGTACCTTCGGAAAGGAGCAAATCGGCTACTTAGGACTGCTGATGGATCGTCACGGGTTAAGGCCAGATCCAGCGAAGATTGAAACAATCCTGAAGCTTCCGGTTCCCACGGATGTTAGTGGCGTTCGTTCGTTTTTGGGCGCCATTAACTATTATGGAAAGTTCGTGCCGAATATGCGCTCTTTGAGGTTCCCACTCGACGAGTTGCTGAAGGATGGGGTCAAGTTCCAGTGGACAGCCGAGTGCCAGCAATCGTTCGATCGGTTTAAGGAGATTCTGAGCTCGGATCTCCTGTTAACACACTACGACCCGAGGCGTGAAATAATAGTGTCTGCGGACGCATCGTCGATTGGAGTAGGTGCCACTATAAGCCACAAGTTCCCTGATGGCTCAGTGAAGGTTGTACAGCATGCGGCACGGGCGTTAACGAAAGCGGAACAACGATACAGTCAGCCGGACCGTGAAGGACTGGCAATCATTTTTGCGGTGACCAAATTTCATAAAATGATCTTCGGTCGCAAGTTCCTACTCCAGACGGATCACGCACCCTTGCTGAGGATTTTTGGATCAAAGAAGGGGATCCCTGTCTATACCGCAAATCGTCTACAACGATGGGCGCTCACTCTGTTGTTGTATGACTTTGTCATCGAGTATGTTCCGACGGATAAATTTGGAAATGCCGACGTCCTTTCGAGGCTCATCGATAACCATGCGAAACCGGATGAAGACTATGTCATCGCCAGCGTAATCCTGGAAGAAGATATGAGGTCGGTAGTGAATGAAGCTTCTAATGTTATCCCGCTGAGTTTCAAGGTCATCGAAAAGGACACCCAATCGGACCCGAAGCTCCGAAAAGTGTATCGCTACCTACAAGACGGTTGGCCGGAGAAATCCAAAATTGTGGACCCAGAGATAGCGCGTTTCCATGCTTGCCAAGAATCGCTGAACACGGTAGGTGGATGCATTAT CTTCATCAGGGACATCCAGGCATCCAACGGATGA